The following DNA comes from Gordonia zhaorongruii.
GAGCAGCAGTTCCACGCCTACACCCGCCGTGAGTCACTCGGTGTGTGCGGGCAGATCGTCCCCTGGAACTTCCCCATCCTGATGACCACGTGGAAGTTGGCACCGGCACTGGCCGCAGGCAACACCGTGGTCCTCAAGCCCGCCGAACAGACTCCGCTGAGTGCGCTCATGCTCGGTGAACTCTTCGAGGAGGCCGGGTTCCCGCCCGGTGTGGTCAACATCGTCCCCGGCTACGGCGACGCCGGCGCCGCGCTCTCCGCGCACATGGACGTCGACAAGGTCGCGTTCACCGGATCGACCGAGGTGGGCAAGAAGATCGTCCAGGCGTCGACCGGCAACCTGAAGAAGGTGTCGCTCGAATTGGGCGGCAAGAGCCCCAACATCGTCTACGCCGACGCCGATTTCGACGCAGCCGTCGCCGGGTCGGTCGCGGCCTGGATGTTCAACCACGGCCAGTGCTGCGTGGCGGGCACACGGATGTTCGTTCAGCGAGAGATCTTCGACGAGTTCACGCAAGCTGTCGCCGACGCAGCCTCCACGGCGAAGATCGGCCCCGGACTCGATCCGACAACCGAACTGGGACCGCTGGTGTCGCAGGAGCAGTTCGACCGCGTGAGCAGCTACATCCAGCAAGGCCTCGCCGATGGTGCACGCGCACTCACCGGCGGCAAGCGCTGGGGCGACGAGGGCTACTTCGTCGAACCGACGGTGTTCGTCGATGTGAAACCGGAGTTCTCCATCGTCGAGGAGGAGATCTTCGGTCCGGTGGTCGTCGCGCTGCCGTTCGACGGTGAGGACGACGTGGCGCAGGCCGCGAACAACTCGATCTACGGACTCGCCGCAGGCATCTGGACCAAGGACATCTCGAAGGCGCACCGCACCGCGGCCGCAGTACAGGCCGGTTCGGTCTGGGTGAACCAGTACAACGGCTTCGACACCGCACTCCCGTTCGGCGGCTTCAAGCAGTCGGGCTGGGGCCGCGAACTCGGCGACTCCGCCCTCGACCTGTACACGCAGACCAAATCCGTCAACGTCGCGCTCTGACAACGCTTTCCACAAGAAACGAGAAGACTCATGAAGACCAAAGCAGCTGTCCTCCTCGAAGCAGGCAAGCCGTTCGAGATCATGGAACTCGACCTGGACGGACCCCGGGCGGGCGAAGTTCTCATCAAGTACACGGCCGCCGGGCTGTGCCACTCGGACCTGCACCTCACCGACGGCGATCTCCCGCCCCGCTACCCGATCGTCGGCGGCCATGAGGGGTCGGGAATCATCCAGGAAGTGGGCCCCGGTGTCACCAAGGTGAAGCCGGGCGACCACGTGGTGTGCAGCTTCATTCCCAACTGCGGCACGTGCCGCTACTGCTCCACCGGACGTCAGAACCTGTGCGACATGGGCGCGACGATCCTCGAGGGGTCCCTGCCCGACGGCTCGTTCCGGTTCCACGCCGATGGCAAGGACTTCGGCGGCATGTGCATGCTCGGCACGTTCTCCGAGTACGCCACCATCTCGCAGCACTCCGTCGTCAAAGT
Coding sequences within:
- a CDS encoding aldehyde dehydrogenase family protein; this encodes MTTTADTALIPAVADFVSTDRKMLIGGQWVDSVSGRTFATHDPATGQEITQVAHGEAADIDRAVAAARAAYEGPWSRMRPNERERLIWRIGDLLSERADVFGQLEALDNGKSVSIASAVDVPWSADVWRYNAGLVTKISGSAITPSMPFAPPEQQFHAYTRRESLGVCGQIVPWNFPILMTTWKLAPALAAGNTVVLKPAEQTPLSALMLGELFEEAGFPPGVVNIVPGYGDAGAALSAHMDVDKVAFTGSTEVGKKIVQASTGNLKKVSLELGGKSPNIVYADADFDAAVAGSVAAWMFNHGQCCVAGTRMFVQREIFDEFTQAVADAASTAKIGPGLDPTTELGPLVSQEQFDRVSSYIQQGLADGARALTGGKRWGDEGYFVEPTVFVDVKPEFSIVEEEIFGPVVVALPFDGEDDVAQAANNSIYGLAAGIWTKDISKAHRTAAAVQAGSVWVNQYNGFDTALPFGGFKQSGWGRELGDSALDLYTQTKSVNVAL